A stretch of the Lytechinus variegatus isolate NC3 chromosome 5, Lvar_3.0, whole genome shotgun sequence genome encodes the following:
- the LOC121415615 gene encoding ZP domain-containing protein-like isoform X2 — translation MGLVHLEESDDEETYTNRVIKRYTDVISRQYAIEIPLSCSYNRNKRVGGGEVRYQLTDYTIDITLDEEGVYTFSFDIYTDETYAEAVKKYPINIGLNEELYFAASVLSLDGTLDLSIRSCRATPDSVYDSEVKFDFIVNACSLDDDTNITYLTNYSIGVEMKTFRFNAGEDMVYIHCDLLVCDAGNVESLCKERCANSASMITGRRRRDVSSGLKTKRFTRGPLRVRRAAQSQESISRMDISQSGDSTQQEVTNAFNPWMVATATMATVVLAMAAMRVLRKVSNISAAPKRGQYKEESARLLDESEEI, via the exons ATGGGACTGGTACATTTAGAG GAAAGTGACGACGAAGAGACATACACCAACCGTGTTATAAAACGTTATACTGATGTCATCAGCCGCCAGTACGCCATTGAGATCCCTCTATCATGCTCGTACAATAGGAATAAACGTGTTGGTGGTGGAGAAGTCCGCTACCAACTCACTGACTACACCATCGACATAACTCTTGATGAGGAGGGTGTCTACACCTTCTCCTTTGATATCTACACCGATGAAACCTACGCGGAGGCTGTGAAAAAATACCCTATCAACATTGGCCTCAATGAAGAACTGTACTTCGCTGCATCTGTGCTGTCTTTGGACGGTACCCTCGACCTTTCCATCCGTTCCTGCAGAGCCACGCCAGATTCGGTTTACGACTCTGAGGTCAAGTTTGACTTTATCGTCAATGC CTGCTCACTTGACGATGACACCAACATCACCTATCTTACAAACTATAGCATCGGAGTGGAGATGAAGACTTTCAGGTTCAACGCTGGGGAAGATATG GTTTATATCCACTGTGATCTCCTGGTATGCGATGCCGGAAATGTTGAATCCCTTTGCAAGGAAAGATGTGCCAACTCGGCATCAATGATCACAGGGAGGAGGAGGCGTGACGTCAGCAGTGGATTAAAGACCAAGCGATTTACCCGAGGACCTCTTCGAGTACGACGCGCTGCACAGTCACAGGAAAGCATTTCCCGAATGGACATTAGCCAGAGTG GAGATTCAACACAACAGGAAGTTACCAACGCTTTCAACCCATGGATGGTTGCTACGGCTACTATGGCGACCGTTGTCTTGGCAATGGCCGCTATGAGAGTCCTCCGCAAAGTCAGCAACATCTCTGCAGCCCCAAAGCGGGGTCAATACAAGGAAGAATCAGCAAGACTTCTTGATGAGAGCGAAGAAATATAA